Part of the Rhea pennata isolate bPtePen1 chromosome 17, bPtePen1.pri, whole genome shotgun sequence genome is shown below.
ATGTACAAGAATCTatcatcttctttttttattagctttgaAGCAATTTCATGGCTCTTTACAATATCAAATGGAGATGGAAGACATACAGCGGGAATGTTTTGCCTTAGATGGGGAGAAATCCAAGAAACCCTGGCAATTATTCACTGATCGTGGTGTGAGATGGCAGCTCATTACTGTGATTGTTATGACTATGGGCCAGCAGCTCAGTGGCATAAATGCTGTAAGATTTCATACTTACAAACCTAAATAATTGCTAATTTCCATGTGTTTTATAACCctttattaaaatgaaggaTTGATGTAGAGAAGTTCAGAGACATGAGATAAATGAGAAAGAGTACCTTTGCTTTATTCATGTTTGTTAAATtgaaacagatttctccccTATGTATTTGCAAAGGTAGGAATTAATTTGTTTGAATTTCAGGAAGGGttttaaaaaagttacaaagtagttcatacatttttttttttcagtaaggaCCTAATACTTGTGTTTATATCTTCATTCTACTGGAAAAGTAAATAATGGTGGATCAGCTTATCCTGCTATATATAGCTTAAGAATGATGAAGCTAAATAACTATATTCGCTTTTGTGCTAGTAACCATATTCACCTACACAGTAAATTATATATAGTAAGTTATATATAATCTTTGCTGTCTGCATCATATTTGTAAGtcacaatataaaatatattcacatGTATGTTTAGTATGAACTTGACTGTCTCCAGCTGATGATTTAACTACTGGGAATATCTTTaatgtccttttttctttctttttattttttattctagaTTTATTTCTATGcaacttatatttttaaacaagctgGGATCTCAGCAGAAAAAATCCCGTATGTGACACTAGGCACTGGAGCCTGTGAATGCCTCACAGCCCTCACCTGCgtatgtaacatttttttttctgccttaaagCAAAATTGTTGCTCTTTATGCTTGAAGAACAATTTTGGTAAATATGTGGTCAGTATTGTAACAAAAATGTTCTGTCTTGTCCATAGGGCTTATTGATTGACTGTGTGGGAAGAAGATTTCTCATCATTGGAGGGTATCTGCTTATGACCCTTTGGAGTATTGTTTTAACATTCTCCCTGACTTATCAGGTGCAAAGAAGGGTGAATTTATATTACATGATATGACAATAGTGAGTGAAAATCTGTGCTATTCAAAAGAACCTTTCAGGATGAGAGGTGCATAGGTTTAAATAGCAACACAATTAATGACAgcaattaaaacatttcctaGGTGGATTTTGATCGATTCTGGAATATTTccctaaaataaaagaatggtCCAAGCTGAGATTTGATCCTGTATTTGTCTTAAAGCTACAGCTGTGTGCTTAATGTTGTTAAAATTAAGTAATGACAAAACAgcctctatttttttaagtaatttagGATGAAATACTACATAGTGAGATTGAGCATCGGTCTGCTTCAGTTACTTgtaaaacagacaaacaaaatcttttacaGATGTTGAAGTTCAAAATGTGCTTAAACACATTAGATCAGAATTAAATGTAAATtcaaaaaaactgcaaaaaccTATTATAAGTATTCATAGTGTCCTAAATTCACCATGCAAATGTTCTTATTGATGTAGTATGAAGAGATGCATCATAAATTGCTCTGCATGTGTTATCATCTCGAGTAAGGCAGTCCCACAAACCTCCTGAAATGAAGGTTAGAAGAAATGCATCTCTACATTTCAAGACTATGCTCTACTATATACTTACTGTGTAGTGTTGAGGACCCCTCGTTACCTTCTGGTAATCCAAGCAACATGATGTAGGTGCAGCTGTCCAGGTCCCTGTTAAGTGCTGAGTCCTTCATGGCTTCTTACAGGAGCTCCAACAGCGAGCAACTCCATTCATTTAGTATTTGATTGCCTGATAAATCCCTAGCTGACTAAGGTGGGATTAAAGAGCTGTAACACTTTCCCCATCTACACCACCAAAGTTTAGAGCTTGCTTTGAACAGGTGTGTGTATCACATGGTCACATTTTGGGTATGATGCTTGGAGGTACAGTAGGTCTACAGGCTAGCAAGCAGGCCACAGAATTGGCAGCTGAAGGATGCAGGAGTAGAGTAAGCTGCTAGGCCAAGCAAAAAAATTGACTGAGCCAGGCTTTAGGCAGAGCATAGACTTAATTATTTTATCATAACTTTTTGtagacttctgcttttctttttgtataatGAGGCTTGGTCATAGTTGCAATAAAATAGGTGTGAGAAAATGTAACTGTTAAGGTAGGCCTGAACACTGGATAATCAAAATCTGAATTGGAACTTCtcattctcttcttttccaggAACTATACTCATGGGTACCATATGTGAGCATGACATCTATATTTGCCTTCATTTTGAGCTTTGGGTTGGGACCAGGTATTACACACTAATAAAAGTTTTTAAGTGGTAAGATGAGTGtttgggtaaaaaaaaaaaaaaaaaaaagtcaaactatGCTGTTCGAGCCAGACAATAAGTACTTATTGTATGGTTGTTGATGTGAAGGAACAAAAGTGGTCCTATCTCATCAAAACAGGGTAGTTTCATACAACCTGAAACATGCTTTGAAACTCATAGTGCATTTTTCTCAATGGCATTTAGACACGAGGGAAGTTTTAGTTCTGGTGTTTGATGCATTCTAGTTgcacaaaaagaggaaaaaaaaaaaaaaaaaacaaccaaagtTGAGCTTTTAAAGGTTCGCTAGCTCCCTGAGCAGTCCCACTGAAATAGGGACACTTTTTTAAAGGATACGTACAACATGAGCAATAGATTCCTAATTTTGCAGTTAATCTATtgagaaaaattttgaagagaAGCAGATCAGCTACTGGCATATTTGAAAGCAattgccttttcttcagcttcaaacATACCTGAAAATGCACACTTAGCATAGTAACCtattctgtttctgaaactgATTCTCCCAGGTGGCATAACAAATACCCTGACAGCTGAATTATTTATACAGTCTTCACGTCCTGCTGCTTACATGATAGGAGGAGCTATTAGTTGGATTAGTTTCTTCACAATTGGAATGCTCTTTCCCTTTATAGTGGTAAGTATCCATAACACTTCTTTTTCTAATTGTATCACCTTCCCTTACTCTTCTCTTAGGTTCCCTcagattgttttttcttatacAGTAACAGTTAAACATAGGATGTGCACAAACCCTTAACAGAGTATAACTAGATTCAGTCactcttaaaatacttttaatatctaaacagtaataaaacataacaaaataagtgaaaaatataAGGAATGTATGAGTGGTAATTTTCATCCTCAGAGTTAAAAAATGGAGAAGGTATCAAGACTAGAAAAACTTAGTTAGATACTGAGATTcaaataacacatttttgtaATAGCTTCTCTGGCTATTGTGTCAAAGTAGTAGTACCACCTGAGGCTAGTAGCTTACTTCTCTTAGGTCTCACTAACCTGTCTAAACTAAACTTACAGAGGGTTCTCTGACCAGAAAGTATATTAGGGAAAATACTATGGACTTTCATTTCTAGCCTGTTATTTCCTGTTTTAGTATTTATTCTTGAGAGCATACAAGAACTGCATGCAGTAGAGTATCTCAatttaataatctttttttttgatttttttttcttgctgttgaaCAAGTATTCATAGTTAAAATTCTTCATAAACACTTataaaaagatttataaaaaaactcaacttttaaaatgagacaGCTAAGTCTAAGCAACTTTGAGTAAACAATGAGTTGTCAGTTTGTCACAAGTACAacatttttgtaacaaaaacTTGTCAGATTACACTTTAAACCCATGCACATAACGTGTGTGTGTACTGCAAACCATTAGTAGTCTTTTGTCTTCCcgaaaaaaaaagctatatgtAAAGTTATGATAATAGGTGgatcatcatttaaaaaaaaaatctggtgaCAATGTTAGGTTTGCCAGGAAACAGaaagctttgtattttccaAAACCCACTATCATATTTGACATATGTTGTaatcagatatattttattttcagaatgggCTGAAACAGTATTGTTTTCTGGTGTTCTTAGTGGAATGCGCCTTAGTTGCTGCTTTCATCTTTGTCATAATTCCCgagacaaaaaacaaatcttttctgGAAATCAAAAAGGAATTTCACAAGCttaattttggaagaaataataaagaaaaggaaacagctgtATGAAGGAAGACAACTCCatgatgaatttaaaaatattctgtgcaaCTTTACAGCAGTAACTAATTAATGAGAATTATGAATAGTCTTCTGAATTAGCTATAACAAAATGAACAAGGAGCTTATTAACTGTTGTACATGCAGCAGGAGTTTAATTAAAAGACAGGTTAATCTTTCTGAAGTGTTATTAAATATATAGTGTATTACACACAGATTTCAAGTTTAGATACAACTTGCTATTGTACTAATGCAGAAATGCAGGGGAGAGGTGTTTACTGGGTCTCTGTTTTTTGCAGAATTCTTTAGAGAGCCAATAATATTCAGtaactctttttatttctaagccTAGTCTTCATATCCAGATAATCGAATATGttttattcaataaaatattaacataacTAGTATGCTGTAGACTTAAAACCCAAATGAGAACTTACCTACTCAAACTGCTATTTCAAATATTCTCATTAATATAAAACTTAAACTAAGGTATTTAGttgctgtttttcaaataagTAACTCCTTTGAAAGATTTCAGGATGTTCCTCACTGAGTCCTAATGTAACAATACAAGGACGGTCTATCCCATAGGAACAAAGGTGGTAGAGCATCTATTTGAattatctttattaaaataaagtttattagGCTTATTTCCTGAAAGGGCACAATATAACagttttggggggaggggttgattttttttttccttcctcaatctagcattttaacattttaaactgaGTGACAGGTAAGACCTGCACTGGTTATGAAGGTCAATTCCCAGCATAACAAAATCAACATCGTTAAAAGCAGGTAAGTACCAGAGAGGGCAgacaacagaaattaaagacaTTTCACCTTTGAAGACCTTCCAAAATGATCTGGTAGAACACAGACAAGAAGACTAAATAGAGCTTGGAGGGCCTGTGGAATGAGCTTTCTGCTTTATCTTCAACATACCAgacttttcctcaaaataaaaagaaataacatttctgagCTACTAAAATGTTAAATTCCTTACTGTATTTGTATGCCTGTTTGATACTAATTTCCATACCTGCAACCCCTGCTGGGACAGCAGTCCTAACTTACCTCTTACAATTTTCCTGCTTAGAAGCATTTCCTACTTCTACCTGTTAATTAatcagtgctgcagtaagcacTGTATTTCTTCTATGTTAACCTTCTTTCTCTCAGAATCAagaattataaataaaacaaaacaaaacaaaaacaaaaaaaagaacaggaggCAAATACCATTTCCCCAGTTTTTGGTTGCTGAATCAGATGTTTAATTGAAGATAACACTAACTCTTACAATAAAGGAAGCAGGGAAGCAGTATCAGGAAGGGATCTTCTTGTTCTTTAGTTTATCCTCTaagtttgcaaaatatttcattttggctAGAAGCTTCTTAGCTTCTTGAAGatcatctgaaatgaaataaaatattactactCTTAGAATTACTACTTCATAGTTATTTCTAAGGTAAATCCCAACATTCTACT
Proteins encoded:
- the LOC134148436 gene encoding solute carrier family 2, facilitated glucose transporter member 11-like isoform X4, with the translated sequence MPPRHELPSWTLFLSVCAVGIGGTFQYGYNVSIINAPTQHIHSFLNETWTSRYHKKLNLNLLTFLWSVIASIFSLGGLCGALIGGSMAVRLGRKGALLMNNIIAILASILMGISFPTGMFELLIVGRFLIGINSALKQFHGSLQYQMEMEDIQRECFALDGEKSKKPWQLFTDRGVRWQLITVIVMTMGQQLSGINAIYFYATYIFKQAGISAEKIPYVTLGTGACECLTALTCGLLIDCVGRRFLIIGGYLLMTLWSIVLTFSLTYQELYSWVPYVSMTSIFAFILSFGLGPGGITNTLTAELFIQSSRPAAYMIGGAISWISFFTIGMLFPFIVNGLKQYCFLVFLVECALVAAFIFVIIPETKNKSFLEIKKEFHKLNFGRNNKEKETAV
- the LOC134148436 gene encoding solute carrier family 2, facilitated glucose transporter member 11-like isoform X1; the protein is MPPRHELPSWTLFLSVCAVGIGGTFQYGYNVSIINAPTQHIHSFLNETWTSRYHKKLNLNLLTFLWSVIASIFSLGGLCGALIGGSMAVRLGRKGALLMNNIIAILASILMGISFPTGMFELLIVGRFLIGINSGIGLCVQPLYLGEVAPKHLRGGMAMGSSIFLTGGILAGQIIGLRELLGGETYWPLLLSSSCFPAFAQLVFLPWFPESPRYLLIDRDDELSCVKALKQFHGSLQYQMEMEDIQRECFALDGEKSKKPWQLFTDRGVRWQLITVIVMTMGQQLSGINAIYFYATYIFKQAGISAEKIPYVTLGTGACECLTALTCGLLIDCVGRRFLIIGGYLLMTLWSIVLTFSLTYQELYSWVPYVSMTSIFAFILSFGLGPGGITNTLTAELFIQSSRPAAYMIGGAISWISFFTIGMLFPFIVNGLKQYCFLVFLVECALVAAFIFVIIPETKNKSFLEIKKEFHKLNFGRNNKEKETAV
- the LOC134148436 gene encoding solute carrier family 2, facilitated glucose transporter member 11-like isoform X3, with protein sequence MDIMFPLSMHPPRKGALLMNNIIAILASILMGISFPTGMFELLIVGRFLIGINSGIGLCVQPLYLGEVAPKHLRGGMAMGSSIFLTGGILAGQIIGLRELLGGETYWPLLLSSSCFPAFAQLVFLPWFPESPRYLLIDRDDELSCVKALKQFHGSLQYQMEMEDIQRECFALDGEKSKKPWQLFTDRGVRWQLITVIVMTMGQQLSGINAIYFYATYIFKQAGISAEKIPYVTLGTGACECLTALTCGLLIDCVGRRFLIIGGYLLMTLWSIVLTFSLTYQELYSWVPYVSMTSIFAFILSFGLGPGGITNTLTAELFIQSSRPAAYMIGGAISWISFFTIGMLFPFIVNGLKQYCFLVFLVECALVAAFIFVIIPETKNKSFLEIKKEFHKLNFGRNNKEKETAV